In a genomic window of Erigeron canadensis isolate Cc75 chromosome 5, C_canadensis_v1, whole genome shotgun sequence:
- the LOC122601905 gene encoding uncharacterized protein LOC122601905, whose protein sequence is MASGNLDNSNDSPDESNDSSMQFFLKALDFPEDTASSSDPQTRRYTDRRREIGLVTLMNDWFVPEPKYEDDYFRYDARKRKSFTAIQKCTSAVRQLATGNTPDEYDEYLCMAARTARETLDYFCEAIIRLYSREYLRRPTSHDVARIFGAHELRHHMPGMLDSIDCTHVEWSACPRRLRGQYTRGDHNGPTIMLEIIASQDLWI, encoded by the exons atggctTCCGGTAATTTGGATAATTCGAACGACTCTCCCGACGAATCAAATGATAGTTCTATGCAATTCTTTCTTAAAGCGTTAGACTTTCCTGAAGATACGGCAAGTTCTAGTGATCCTCAAACTCGCCGGTATACGGACCGGCGTCGGGAAATTGGTCTTGTCACTCTTATGAACGATTGGTTCGTTCCAGAACCAAAATACGAAGACGATTACTTTC GTTACGatgcaagaaaaagaaaaagttttacggCGATACAGAAATGCACATCCGCCGTTAGGCAACTCGCGACGGGTAACACGCCAGACGAGTACGACGAGTATTTATGCATGGCAGCCAGAACCGCACGCGAGACTCTTGATTATTTTTGTGAAGCCATCATTCGGTTGTATAGCCGAGAGTACCTGCGCAGACCGACGTCACACGACGTTGCGCGCATCTTCGGGGCCCACGAGCTTCGACATCATATGCCCGGGATGCTTGATAGCATCGATTGCACACATGTCGAGTGGTCGGCATGTCCTAGACGTTTGAGAGGGCAATACACGAGGGGTGACCACAACGGTCCAACTATTATGCTTGAAATCATCGCGTCACAAGATTTGTGGATTTGA